Proteins encoded within one genomic window of Solenopsis invicta isolate M01_SB chromosome 10, UNIL_Sinv_3.0, whole genome shotgun sequence:
- the LOC105199866 gene encoding E3 SUMO-protein ligase ZBED1, which yields MMGQHTAKDIACHIQTILDHWTITKNKIVCITTDNGSDVKAACTILQIRNLPCYAHTLNLVIKDAIKENKDFDAIVKKCSDIVTFFKRSNKAMKVLNNEQVTLGRKVPLKVLKDVETGWNSTYIMLDRLIEIGDALTIALSKSAKAPSILMPEEKDVITEALLVLKPFKDITEKMSGDKYVTASLIIPMTVEIQMELTRLRPTLKCSIAQGLEKSLQSVLSNRLFKYEARQEPQISTFCDPRLKKLAFLSTINAKTAQDLTEDEVKRIIHKNKNEIRTTDSGVSEREGNK from the exons ACTATTCTAGATCACTGGAcgataactaaaaataaaatagtgtgCATTACTACTGATAATGGAAGTGATGTGAAAGCAGCTTGTACTATCTTACAAATAAGAAATCTCCCGTGCTATGCACATACTCTAAACTTAGTAATTAAAGATGCaataaaagagaataaagattttgatgcaatcgttaaaaaatgtagtgatattgttacattttttaaaagaagtaaCAAGGCCatgaaagttttaaataatgagCAGGTTACGCTCGGTCGGAAAGTGCCACTAAAAGTCTTAAAAGACGTAGAAACAGGGTGGAATAGCACTTATATTATGTTAGATAGACTTATTGAAATTGGAGATGCGTTGACCATAGCACTTAGCAAATCTGCTAAAGCTCCATCCATTTTAATGCCAGAAGAAAAAGACGTGATAACTGAGGCTCTTTTAGTCTTAAAACCATTTAAAGATATAACGGAAAAAATGTCAG GAGATAAATATGTTACGGCATCATTAATAATACCAATGACAGTGGAAATACAAATGGAATTAACTCGACTTAGACCCACTCTGAAATGTTCTATAGCTCAAGGGCTAGAAAAATCATTACAAAGTGTTTTGAGTAATAGATTGTTCAAATACGAGGCAAGACAGGAACCTCAAATTAGCACTTTTTGTGACCCAAGACTGAAGAAACTCGCATTTTTGTCCACCATTAACGCCAAAACTGCTCAAGATTTAACAGAAGACGAGGTGAAAAggataattcataaaaataaaaatgaaatcagAACTACAGATTCCGGAGTTTCAGAAAGAGaaggtaataaataa